The following coding sequences lie in one Spirosoma sp. KUDC1026 genomic window:
- a CDS encoding CitMHS family transporter — MLSILGFATIGLFLALIITKRLSVITALVLVPLVMGLLAGFTPKELGEMILAGIKQVAPTGILLMFAVLYFATMLDAGLFDPIVVGIIRYVKGDPLKVIMGTAILTMIVHLDGDGTATFMIVMSAFLPIYRQLNINRLILPGIVALSVGPLHLVPWSGTSARAISTLKTDATQLFNPNIPAILAGIAWVLFVAYWFGRQERKRLGIVDLNYAHHDSLTEQQQALRRPKLFWINAVLTIGLIVTLMKGWVPASALFIVAAVIALLVNYPKLPDQQKVLRGHGNNIFLVSSMIFAAGVFSGILTGSKMIDAMATSLVSLIPEQHAAWLPTLTAVTSMPASLLFTPDAYYFGVVPILSQTATQFGIDPLEIGRAALLGQMTVGFPVSPLTASTFLLVGLAEVDLGDHQRFILKWAFGTTLVMTLAALLTGSIHL; from the coding sequence ATGCTGTCGATTCTGGGATTTGCCACCATTGGCCTGTTCCTCGCCCTGATTATCACCAAGCGGCTGTCGGTCATTACGGCGCTGGTGCTGGTACCCCTGGTAATGGGTCTGCTGGCCGGATTTACCCCTAAAGAACTGGGCGAAATGATTCTGGCGGGAATCAAGCAGGTAGCCCCAACGGGCATCCTGCTCATGTTTGCCGTCCTGTATTTCGCCACTATGCTCGACGCTGGTCTGTTCGACCCCATCGTCGTCGGTATCATCCGATACGTCAAGGGGGATCCGCTGAAAGTGATTATGGGTACCGCTATTCTGACCATGATCGTGCACCTCGACGGCGACGGTACCGCTACGTTCATGATCGTGATGTCGGCCTTTCTGCCCATCTACCGACAACTGAACATCAACCGGTTGATCCTGCCGGGTATCGTCGCGCTCAGCGTTGGTCCGCTGCACCTCGTTCCCTGGTCGGGTACGTCGGCGCGGGCGATTTCGACGCTAAAGACCGACGCGACGCAGTTGTTCAACCCCAACATTCCGGCTATTCTGGCGGGTATTGCCTGGGTGCTGTTCGTGGCCTACTGGTTTGGTCGGCAGGAGCGGAAACGGCTGGGTATTGTCGACCTGAATTACGCCCACCACGACAGCCTGACCGAGCAGCAACAAGCGTTACGTCGTCCCAAACTATTCTGGATCAACGCCGTGCTAACCATCGGCCTGATTGTTACGTTGATGAAAGGCTGGGTACCGGCTTCGGCGCTATTCATCGTAGCGGCTGTGATTGCCCTGCTGGTTAACTATCCGAAGCTGCCCGATCAGCAGAAAGTCCTGCGGGGGCACGGCAACAATATTTTCCTGGTGTCGAGCATGATTTTTGCCGCCGGGGTTTTCTCGGGTATCCTGACCGGCTCGAAGATGATCGACGCGATGGCAACGTCGCTGGTGTCGCTCATTCCCGAACAGCACGCAGCCTGGTTGCCTACGCTCACGGCCGTTACGAGTATGCCCGCGAGTCTGCTGTTTACGCCCGATGCGTATTACTTTGGCGTCGTACCGATCCTGAGTCAGACGGCTACGCAATTTGGGATCGATCCGCTGGAGATTGGTCGGGCTGCGCTCCTGGGGCAGATGACAGTTGGCTTTCCGGTCAGTCCGCTAACAGCCTCAACCTTTCTGCTAGTGGGCCTGGCGGAAGTGGACCTGGGCGATCACCAGCGATTTATTCTCAAATGGGCGTTTGGCACAACGCTGGTCATGACGCTGGCGGCTCTGCTGACTGGCTCCATTCATTTATAA
- a CDS encoding acyclic terpene utilization AtuA family protein yields the protein MKETIRIGCGAGFSGDRLEPAVILAQRGQLDYLVLECLAERTIALAQKRKRQNPALGYDPLLERRIDLLLPHLIANNVRLITNMGAANPLAAGQKIIEIAQRLTIPVTVAVVTGDDVFAQLTGNESALETGNPLSASGMLISANAYLGTDAILPALATGANIVITGRVADPSLFVAPLVHEFGWSLDDADLIGQGTVIGHLLECAGQLTGGYFADPAGPKAIPDMAHLGHPFADVSANGRAVFGKVAGTGGRLSVATAKEQLLYEVMDPSRYITPDVVADFTQVSLEEVGPDQVQATGGRGTTRPNTLKVSVGYDGGYIGEGEISYAGANALDRAQLAGTIIQERLQDRFSDLRIDYIGSTSVHRTNFGHNPAPYEIRLRVAGRTTPAQLAALVGEEVEALYTNGPAGGGGARKYVHEVVGIVSTLIDRHQLTPHVTVLQS from the coding sequence ATGAAAGAAACGATTCGCATTGGTTGCGGAGCTGGTTTTTCCGGCGACCGGCTTGAACCGGCGGTTATTCTGGCGCAACGGGGCCAACTGGATTATCTGGTGCTGGAGTGTTTAGCCGAACGCACAATTGCTCTGGCCCAGAAACGGAAGCGCCAGAATCCGGCACTAGGGTATGATCCACTGCTCGAACGCCGGATTGACCTGTTACTCCCCCATCTGATTGCGAATAACGTTCGCCTGATCACGAACATGGGAGCCGCGAATCCGCTGGCGGCTGGTCAGAAAATAATCGAGATTGCTCAGCGACTGACTATTCCGGTCACCGTAGCCGTTGTGACGGGCGACGATGTGTTTGCGCAGCTTACAGGCAACGAGTCCGCGCTGGAAACGGGGAACCCATTGTCAGCGTCTGGTATGCTGATTTCAGCCAATGCGTATTTAGGTACCGATGCTATACTCCCCGCTTTGGCTACGGGCGCAAACATCGTGATTACCGGCCGCGTAGCCGATCCATCGCTGTTCGTGGCTCCACTCGTGCATGAATTTGGCTGGTCGCTGGACGACGCTGACTTGATCGGCCAGGGAACGGTTATCGGGCATTTGCTGGAGTGTGCCGGTCAGCTCACGGGCGGCTACTTCGCTGACCCCGCCGGTCCGAAAGCGATCCCGGACATGGCGCATCTGGGGCATCCTTTCGCTGACGTTTCGGCAAACGGGCGGGCCGTATTCGGCAAAGTAGCAGGCACGGGTGGCCGTCTGAGCGTAGCAACGGCCAAAGAGCAGTTGTTGTACGAAGTCATGGACCCGAGCCGCTATATCACCCCCGACGTAGTGGCCGATTTTACGCAGGTATCGCTGGAAGAAGTTGGTCCAGATCAGGTTCAGGCGACCGGCGGACGGGGCACTACCCGACCCAATACGTTGAAAGTGAGTGTCGGTTACGACGGTGGTTATATTGGCGAGGGCGAAATTTCGTACGCGGGGGCAAACGCCCTGGACCGGGCTCAACTGGCCGGAACCATCATCCAGGAACGGCTGCAGGATCGATTCAGCGACTTACGTATCGATTACATTGGTAGTACGTCCGTCCACCGAACTAATTTTGGGCACAATCCAGCCCCGTATGAAATCCGGTTACGGGTTGCGGGTCGCACTACGCCGGCACAACTGGCGGCCCTCGTTGGTGAAGAGGTAGAAGCGCTCTACACGAATGGTCCAGCCGGTGGTGGAGGTGCCCGAAAATACGTCCACGAAGTTGTCGGAATTGTTTCGACGCTTATTGATCGCCATCAACTAACTCCCCACGTTACGGTCTTACAATCATGA
- a CDS encoding amidohydrolase family protein encodes MKTLAALTAGLFLSVAALAQTEPPRRPLPIIDVHVHAMKVNPGFAIEMCPWFLKDMPGGDPNQQMRAFLNATCVDPLQPAKSDKEMQEAVLATMERLNMTIVAYGDPTILRQWKKAAPDRVIPGIGVSSPNEMSVQAFTDSLSSGFYKVMGEVAPQYQGLSPSDPSLDGYFAAAEKLNIPVGIHMGTGGNGMANLTQAKYRASLGRPFLLEDLLAKHPKLKIWVMHAGYPMADEMIALMGANAYVYVDLAGFIWSYPQVEIHAYLKRLVQAGFGKRILYGTDFMVWPKLFETSISIIENADYLSFEQKRDIMFNNAVRFFRLDASKFK; translated from the coding sequence ATGAAAACACTTGCTGCCCTTACGGCTGGGCTGTTTCTATCGGTTGCCGCCCTGGCCCAGACCGAACCGCCCCGCCGACCATTACCCATCATCGACGTGCACGTCCACGCCATGAAGGTGAATCCTGGCTTTGCCATCGAAATGTGTCCCTGGTTTCTGAAAGACATGCCCGGCGGAGACCCGAATCAACAGATGCGCGCCTTCCTGAATGCTACCTGCGTCGACCCACTGCAACCAGCCAAGTCCGACAAGGAAATGCAGGAGGCCGTACTGGCCACCATGGAGCGGTTGAACATGACCATTGTGGCTTACGGCGACCCAACGATTCTGCGGCAGTGGAAGAAGGCGGCCCCGGATCGCGTTATTCCCGGCATTGGCGTCAGTTCCCCGAACGAAATGAGCGTACAGGCTTTCACCGATTCACTGTCGTCCGGTTTCTACAAAGTGATGGGTGAAGTGGCTCCCCAGTATCAGGGCCTGTCTCCTAGCGATCCGTCGCTAGATGGCTATTTTGCCGCGGCTGAGAAGCTGAATATTCCAGTGGGCATTCACATGGGAACGGGCGGAAACGGCATGGCAAACCTCACCCAGGCTAAGTACCGGGCGTCGCTGGGGCGGCCGTTTCTGCTGGAGGATTTATTAGCCAAGCATCCCAAGCTAAAGATCTGGGTGATGCACGCAGGCTACCCCATGGCCGACGAAATGATTGCTCTGATGGGTGCCAATGCCTATGTCTACGTTGATCTGGCGGGCTTCATCTGGAGCTATCCCCAGGTCGAAATTCACGCCTATCTCAAACGGCTGGTACAAGCTGGTTTCGGCAAACGTATTCTATACGGAACTGACTTTATGGTCTGGCCCAAACTGTTTGAAACGTCGATCAGCATCATCGAAAACGCCGATTATCTGTCGTTTGAACAGAAACGGGATATCATGTTCAACAACGCCGTCCGCTTCTTCCGGCTGGATGCCAGCAAGTTCAAGTAG
- a CDS encoding DUF4177 domain-containing protein, whose product MRKFEHRILHVTPDSFWSIKIDAQELTDTLNELGRQGWEVVSAVDTDISGTGVKALMFVLKRELP is encoded by the coding sequence ATGAGAAAGTTCGAACACCGTATTCTGCACGTAACGCCAGATAGTTTCTGGAGCATCAAGATTGACGCCCAGGAATTAACCGATACACTTAATGAATTAGGGCGCCAAGGGTGGGAAGTCGTGTCGGCAGTCGATACCGACATTTCCGGGACTGGTGTGAAAGCATTGATGTTTGTCTTGAAACGCGAATTGCCGTAG